One genomic region from Molothrus aeneus isolate 106 chromosome 24, BPBGC_Maene_1.0, whole genome shotgun sequence encodes:
- the LOC136566254 gene encoding green-sensitive opsin, translating to MNGTEGINFYVPMSNKTGVVRSPFEYPQYYLAEPWKYRLVCCYIFFLISTGFPINFLTLLVTFKHKKLRQPLNYILVNLAVADLCMACFGFTVTFYTAWNGYFVFGPIGCAVEGFFATLGGQVALWSLVVLAIERYIVICKPMGNFRFSASHAMMGIAFTWVMAISCAAPPLFGWSRYIPEGMQCSCGPDYYTHNPDFHNESYVLYMFVIHFIIPVVIIFFSYGRLVCKVREAAAQQQESATTQKAEKEVTRMVILMVLGFMLAWTPYAVVAFWIFTNKGADFTATLMAVPAFFSKSSSLYNPIIYVLMNKQFRNCMITTICCGKNPFGDEDTSSTVSQSKTEVSSVSSSQVSPA from the exons ATGAACGGGACGGAGGGGATCAATTTTTACGTGCCTATGTCCAACAAGACCGGGGTGGTGCGGAGCCCCTTCGAGTACCCGCAGTACTACCTGGCCGAGCCCTGGAAATACCGCCTCGTGTGCTGCTACATCTTCTTCCTCATCTCCACCGGCTTCCCCATCAACTTCCTCACCCTCCTGGTCACCTTCAAGCACAAGAAGCTCCGGCAGCCCCTCAACTACATCCTGGTCAACCTGGCGGTGGCTGACCTGTGCATGGCCTGCTTTGGTTTCACCGTCACCTTCTACACCGCCTGGAACGGCTACTTCGTGTTTGGCCCCATTGGCTGTGCCGTGGAGGGATTCTTTGCCACGCTGGGAG GCCAGGTTGCCCTGTGGTCCCTGGTTGTCCTGGCCATCGAGCGCTACATCGTCATCTGCAAGCCCATGGGCAACTTCCGCTTCTCCGCCAGCCACGCCATGATGGGCATCGCCTTCACCTGGGTCATGGCCATTTCCTGCGCTGCCCCGCCGCTCTTCGGCTGgtccag GTACATCCCGGAGGGGATGCAGTGCTCCTGTGGGCCCGACTACTACACCCACAACCCCGACTTCCACAACGAGTCCTACGTGCTCTACATGTTCGTCATCCACTTCATCATCCCCGTCGTCATCATCTTCTTCTCCTACGGGCGCCTCGTTTGCAAAGTCCGCGAG gcagctgcccagcagcaggaatcGGCCACGACCCAGAAGGCAGAGAAGGAGGTGACGCGGATGGTGATCCTGATGGTGCTGGGCTTCATGCTGGCCTGGACGCCCTACGCCGTGGTGGCGTTCTGGATCTTCACCAACAAGGGCGCCGACTTCACGGCCACACTGATGGCAGTGCCTGCCTTCTTCTCCAAGAGCTCCTCCCTCTACAACCCCATCATCTATGTGCTCATGAACAAACAG ttCCGTAACTGCATGATCACCACAATCTGCTGCGGCAAGAACCCCTTTGGGGATGAGGACACCTCCTCCACTGTATCCCAGAGCAAGACCGAGGTCTCCTCCGTCTCCTCCAGCCAAGTATCACCTGCATAG